The Zalophus californianus isolate mZalCal1 chromosome 8, mZalCal1.pri.v2, whole genome shotgun sequence genome has a segment encoding these proteins:
- the FOXI3 gene encoding forkhead box protein I3, producing MALYCGDNFGVYSQPGLPPPAAAAAAPGAPPAARAPYGLADYAAPPAAAANPYLWLNGPGVSGPPAAAAAAAAAAAYLGAPPPPPPPPPGGAAGPFLQPPPAAGTFGCAQRAFAQPAPAAPASPAGPAAPGELGWLSMASREDLMKMVRPPYSYSALIAMAIQSAPERKLTLSHIYQFVADSFPFYQRSKAGWQNSIRHNLSLNDCFKKVPRDEDDPGKGNYWTLDPNCEKMFDNGNFRRKRKRRSEASGPSTVASGTTKSEEGLASGLGSGVGAKPEGDSPSALLRPSQSPEPPEGTKSTASSPGGSLLTSAPCLNTFFSSLSTLSVSSSGSAPRAVPGSRHLGIQGAPLASSSTFPASSIPEAPPDSLQLSHSASNGSSQRSSYYSPFPASTGGGQSSPFSSSFYNFSMVNSLIYPREGSEV from the exons ATGGCTCTCTACTGCGGCGACAACTTCGGCGTGTACTCGCAGCCCGGCCtgcccccgcccgccgccgccgccgccgccccgggcGCCCCCCCGGCCGCCAGGGCGCCCTACGGGCTGGCAGACTACgccgcgccgcccgccgccgccgccaatCCCTACCTGTGGCTCAACGGGCCGGGAGTGAGcggcccgcccgccgccgccgccgccgccgccgccgcagctgCCTACCTGggcgccccgccgccgccgccgccaccgccccccGGGGGCGCCGCCGGGCCCTTCTTGcagccgccccccgccgccggcACCTTCGGCTGCGCTCAGCGGGCCTTCGCGCAGCCCGCGCCCGCAGCGCCCGCCTCGCCCGCGGGGCCCGCCGCGCCGGGCGAGCTGGGCTGGCTGTCCATGGCCAGCCGCGAGGACCTGATGAAGATGGTGCGGCCACCCTACTCGTACTCGGCGCTCATTGCCATGGCCATTCAGAGCGCGCCCGAGCGCAAGCTCACGCTCAGTCACATCTACCAGTTCGTGGCCGACAGCTTCCCCTTCTACCAGCGCAGCAAGGCCGGCTGGCAGAACTCCATCCGCCACAACCTGTCGCTCAACGACTGCTTCAAGAAGGTGCCCCGCGACGAGGACGACCCAG GGAAAGGGAATTACTGGACCCTGGATCCgaactgtgagaaaatgtttGACAACGGGAACTTCCGTCGGAAGCGGAAGCGCCGCTCCGAAGCCAGCGGCCCCTCCACGGTGGCTTCAGGGACCACAAAATCGGAAGAAGGGCTCGCCTCCGGATTGGGGTCGGGCGTGGGCGCGAAGCCCGAAGGAGACAGCCCCTCCGCGTTGCTAAGGCCGTCCCAGTCCCCCGAGCCTCCCGAGGGCACCAAGAGTACTGCGTCGTCCCCGGGAGGATCCCTGCTCACCTCTGCCCCTTGCCTCAACACCTTCTTCAGCAGCCTGAGCACCCTGAGTGTCAGCAGCAGTGGGAGCGCCCCGCGGGCTGTCCCCGGCAGCCGCCACCTAGGGATCCAGGGGGCGCCCCTAGCCTCCAGCAGCACGTTCCCCGCCAGCTCCATCCCCGAAGCCCCGCCAGACAGCTTGCAGCTGAGTCACAGCGCTAGCAACGGCAGCAGCCAGAGGTCTTCCTACTACAGCCCCTTCCCCGCCAGCACCGGAGGGGGTCAGAGCAGCCCGTTCAGCAGCTCCTTCTACAACTTCAGCATGGTCAACAGCCTCATCTACCCCCGCGAGGGCTCCGAGGTCTAG